The genomic DNA CAGAACCTGCTGCGCTCGATCCGGATCGATACCGTAATGAAAAGTGAATATGAAACGGTCGACCCGACGGCCTCCATGAGCGAGGTCCGCCAATCGCTGCTGGAATCCTATTACGGCGAAATCTTCGTGGTCGACGAAATGGGGATACTGGAGGGCACGATCACGCTGCACGATCTCGGCGATTCTGCCTTCGACATGTCGAATGATTTCCGGCTGACCGCGCATGATGTCGCCCGGCGCCCCCCGCCGACGCTGATCCCCGATGACACGCTGGACCGGGCCATCGCGCTGATGGATTCCGTCCATGAGGAACATATCGCCGTCGTGAACGACCGTTATGTCATGCGGGTCGTCGGCTTCGTCCATCAGCTGGACGTCATGTCCGCTTATAACCGGGCGGTGCTGGAAAGCCGCGCGGAGGAACAGGGCGAGGTATAAGCAAGCCCCGAGCCGGTCAATCTTCGGGCCGCAGCATTTCGAAGACCGTTTGGGTCGCGCTGTAATCCATGTAGCCGTGCCGGGCCAGCGGATGGTAGGCGGCGGTGTTGACCATCCCGTCCTCGATGATCCGGTCGTCGATATGGACGCCGACCACCTCGCCGATGATCATCGTATTGCGCGATACCGGGTTGGAACTCGGCATGCTGATGCGGGTCAGGAACCGGCATTCCAGGCTCGCCGGCGCTTCCTTCACGCGCGGCGCCTTCACATGCACGCAATCGGCGGGCGTCACGCCGGCCAGCGCGAATTCATCCACGCCGGGGTCGACATGCGCCGAGGATTTGTTCATCGCCTCGCGCAGCTCCCAACTGCACAGATTGACGACGAATTCGTTGCTTTCCTCGATATTGTTCAGCGTGTCTTTCGCGCCGCCCCTGGGCCGGGGACCGTTCGGCGCGAAGAACACCATCGGCGGGCTGTCCGCCACCGCGTTGAAATAGCTGAACGGCGCCAGGTTCAGCACGCCATTGCCGTCCATGGTGCTGACCCAGGCGATCGGGCGCGGCGCGACCAGCGCCTTGAACGGGTTGTGCCGCAGGTTATGCTTCTTGGGGTCATCGTAAAACATGGCATGCTCCTGAATACAAAAATACGCGTGCGCAGCATACAGCCCGCCGCGCCGTCAGCCCACTGCCTCGCTGAAGGCGACCAGCGCGTTCAGGGCGCGCGGAAAGCCGGTATAGGGCCCGGTCTGGATGATGGTTTCGATCACCTGCTGTTTCGTGACCCCCGCATTCATGGCTGCCTGGCCGAATTTTGCCACCTGCGGCAGGAAATCGATGGCGGTAAAGGCGGCGACGGCGCAGATTCCGCGCTGCCGGTGGTCGAGGTCCGGCCGCCCCCAGATATCCCCGTAGCCGTAGGCAATCGCCGTCGGATAGAGTTGCGAGGTCACCGGGTGGTCCGGCGCGGCGTAACCCTTCTGCGCCCGGTCGCCATGCAGCTTGTTCATTGTCTCGACGCCAAGGCCCATCAGCGCCTCCGCATCGAGATTCGGCATTTCCGTTTCGGGCACCGTGACGCCGGCGGCCTCGAAGGCTTCCTTCGCCACGATCAGCGCATTCAGCATCGCCGGAAAGCCGTTATACAGCGCGCAATGCACGAAGACCTCCTGGATCGTCCGCGCAGGTACGCCGATGTTCAGCGCCCCGGAAATATAGCGCTTCAACTGCGGCAGCCGCTGCTGCGACATCAGGGCGGCGAGCACCGCCAGCATCCGGTCTTCCAGCGCCAGGTGCGGGCGCGCCCAGACCGACCCGAACACCATTTCCTCGGTCAACTGCTCCAGCCCCGGCGCCAGCGTGCCGATATTGCTGGTACCGACAAATCCCAGTTTCTCGCGGATGGCGGCGCCCTTCTGCCGCAGTTCTTCCCGTGTGGTCATGATTTTTCCCTTCGTTTCATGCGCGGATACGCGTCGGCGGCAATTCTGCACAGCCGCCGCCGCGACAGGCAAGCCGGCTTCGCATCCCGGATGGAATGGCGCATAATCAGCCCAGGTCGCAACAGGGAGGAATCGGCATGGATCTCGGACTCAGGGGCAAAAAGGCGATTGTGACGGGCGGGACGCGGGGTATCGGCCGCGCCATCGCCGAAACACTGGCGGCGGAAGGCTGCGCCGTCGCCACCTGCGCCCGCGACGGCGCGGCGGTGGACAAAATTGTAAAGGCGCTGGCGGCGAAGGGCGTGAAGGCGACGGGCCGCGCCGTCGATGTGACCGACACCGAAGCCACCGCAAAATGGGTCGGGGATGCCGCCGCCGAACTGGGCGGGATCGATATCGTGATCGCCAATGTGAGCGCGCTGGCCGGCGGCGCGGGGGAAGACGCCTGGCGCCGCATGATGGAAGTGGACATGCTGGGCACGGTCCGTGTCGCCGAAGCGGCGCTGCCCTGGCTGGAAAAATCGGACGCGGCTTCGTTCGTATCCATTTCCAGCACCGCGGCGCTGGAATCCTCGCAGGGTATCCGCGCCTACAGCGGCATGAAGGCCGCGATCATCGCCTATATGGCCAATGCCTCGAATGCCTGGGCCGAACTGGGCATCCGCGCCAATACGGTGTCGCCGGGCAATGTCTTTTTCGAGGGCGGCGTCTGGGACATCCGCAGGAAGGAAAGCCCGGAACTGTTCCAGGCCAGCCTGGAACACAACCCGCTGGGCCGCATGGCGACCCCGCAGGAAGTCGCCAACGCGGTCGTCTTTCTGGCCAGCCCGGCGGCCAGCTTCATCACCGGCGTCAACCTCGTGGTCGACGGCGCGATGACCCGGCGCATCCAGTACTGATCCGTGCATGATCGACAAAACGGAACAACGACCCGGCGCGCTTTCCGGCGTCACCGTGCTGGATTTCACCCGCGTCCTTGCCGGCCCCTATTGCACCATGCAACTGGGTGACCTGGGCGCGGAAATCGTCAAGGTCGAGAATCCGAAAGGCGGCGATGACAGCCGCGCCTTCCGGCCGCCGGCCAAGGGCGATGAATCGAGCTATTTCCTGGCCATCAACCGCAACAAGAAAAGCATCGCCCTGAACATGGCTTCGCCGGAAGGCCGGCAGGTGGCGCGGGACCTTGCCGACCGCGCCGATGTGGTGGTGGAGAATTTCAGCGCCGGGATCATGCAGCGCTTCGGGCTGGACTACGACAGCCTGACGCCGACCAACCCCGGCGTGATCTATTGTTCGATTTCCGGTTATGGCCGCGACGGGCCCTTCGCCGCGCGGGCGGGGTACGATCCGGTGATCCAGGCGGAAAGCGGGTTGATGGCGGTCACCGGCGATCCGGCGGGCGAACCGATGCGGATGGGCGTGTCGCTGATCGACATCTTCGCCGGGATGTTTGCATCGCAGGCGATCCTCGGCGCGCTGTACAGCCGCAAGGTTTCGGGCAGGGGCCAGCGCATCGACGTGCCGCTGTTCGATTCCGCCAGCGCGGTAATGATCCCCTACGCCAGCGGCTACCTGACCGCCGGGGTGGACGCCACCCGATTTGGCAATTCCTCGCCGGTGGCGCAGCCGGTCGGCACGTACAGCGCCGCCGACGGCCCCTTCATGCTGACAGTCGCCGGCGATGCCGTCTTCCGAAAGCTCTGCCTGACAGTGCTGAAACGTCCCGACCTGCCGGGCAACCCCGAATTCGCCACCAATGAAGGGCGGGTCAACAACAAGGACCGGCTGAACGAAATACTGAACGGGCTGTTCGCCGGCGATGATCGCGGCAACTGGATCGCCGCCATGCGCGCCGCCGGCGTCCCGGCGGGACCGATCCGCACGATTGCCGAAGCCATGCAATCGGAAGAAATGACGACCAGCGGGCTGATCAGGCAGGCGCCGCATGCGAGCCTCGGCGCCGTGCCGGTCGTGGGATCGCCGATGCGGCTGGGCGGCACGCCGGTCCGCGACCCGGCGGGGGCGCCGGTGCTGGGCCAGCATTCGCGGGAGATATTGCGGGATATGCTGGGCTATGACGACGACCGGGTCGCCGCGCTGGCGGCGGCGGGCACGATCCTTCTATCCACTTAATCTTCAGCCGGTGAAGAGCTCTTCCAGGGCCGGGCATGCGGTATGCCCTTTGCGGCATTCCGAAACCAGCGCTTCCAGCGCTGCCTCCAGTTGCCGCAGCGCTACTATCCGATTGCGCACATCCGCGATATGCCGTTCGGATATCGACCGAACCTCGTCGCACTGGTCGTCTGTTGCGTTCCGCAACGCCAATAATGCGCGCGCATCGGACAGGGAAAAACCCATGTCACGGCACCGTTTGACAAACACCAGAACCGAGACCCCGTTTTCCGTGTAGACCCGGCGACCCGTTGCGGTTCGGTCGGGGGCTGGCGTAACGCCTTCCCGCTCGTAATAGCGGATCGTTTCAATCTTGACTCCGCTGCGCCTGGATGCCTCGCCTATTGTCGCCATCGCATCGTTCCTTTTTCGCTTGATCCTGTAGTCGCTACAGGAAGGATACTGCATTCATGACGAATAAATCACTCCTCCGCCTGGGCGTTATCGGCGCCATGGTCACGGCGCTGTGCTGTTTCACGCCGCTGCTGGTCATTGTCCTTGGCGCCGTGGGGCTGTCCTCGGTGCTGGGGATGCTGGATGCGGTCCTGCTGCCGCTGCTTGGAATATTCCTTTTCATTACCGGATATGCGCTATGGAAACGTCGCCGCGTGAGCTAACCCTGCAATCGGATATCACCTGCCCCGAATGCGGGCATACCGAAACGGAAACCATGCCGACCGATACGTGCCAGTGGTTCTATGACTGCAAGGGCTGCGCTACAGTACTCAAGCCAAATCGGGGCGATTGTTGCGTGTTCTGTTCCTACGGCACGGTGCCCTGCCCACCGATCCAGGCCCGGAAAAATTGCGGCGGGTAAATCTGGATGCGGGTCCCGGCAATGCCTGTAAAATGCCGATATCCGGTGCCACAAACCTTTTGTCGCCGCTTGCATGGCACGAATTCAATGGATAGCCTGAGTGCAGTCTGGCGGATCGCCGCCGTAAATTGCCTCCAAATATTTAAAAAGGACTGCAAATGAGCGCCCTGCAGGAAGAACAGGCCAGCGAAAGGCCGGAAGACGACCTGGACTACGACGCCGTCATTGTCGGTGCGGGTATTTCCGGCCTGTACCAGCTGCATCTGCTGCGCCAGCTGGGCATGCGGGTGCGGGTGTTCGAGTCGGGCACCGGTGTCGGCGGCACCTGGTACTGGAACCGTTATCCCGGCGCACGGTTCGATTCCGAAAGCTATTCCTATGGCTATTCCTTTTCCCAGGAACTGCTGGATGAATGGGACTGGACCGAGCATTTTTCGCCGCAGCCGGAAACCCTGCGCTATCTCAATTATGTCGCGGACAAGTTCGACCTGCGCCGCGACATACAGTTTTCCAGCCGCGTGACCGCCACCCATTACGACGACGCCACCAGCAGCTGGGACGTCATCCTGGAGGACGGCAGCCGCCACCGGACGCGGTTCCTGGTCATGGCGATCGGGCCGCTGTCGATGCCGACCATGCCGCGCGTCCCGGGGATCGAGGATTTCGAGGGGCCGTCCTTCCACACCGCGCGCTGGCCGCATGAACCCGTCAGTTTCGAAGGCAAGCGCGTCGCCGTCATCGGCACCGGCGCGACCGGGGTGCAGACCATTCAGGAAGTCGCCAAAACGGTCGGCCACCTGACCGTGTTCCAGCGCCGGCCCAACTGGTGCACGCCGCTGCACAACCGGCCCATCGACAAGGCCGAAATGCAGCGGATCCGAGAAGGATACCCGGAACTGTTCAGGCGCTGCCGGGAAACCTTTGCCTGCTTCGTCCATACGATCGACCCGCGCGGCACCTTCGAGGTGACGCCGGAAGAACGCCGGGCCTTCTGGGAAAAACTCTACGCCTCGCCCGGCTTCGGCATCTGGCAGGGCAATTTCCGCGATATCCTGACCGACCGGGACGCGAACCGGGAACTGTCCGATTTCGTCGCCGAAAAGATCCGCGAACGGGTGAAGGACCCGAAGACGGCGGCAATGCTGATCCCCGACGATCACGGTTTCGGGACGCGGCGCGTGCCGCAGGAATCCGGCTACTACGAGGTCTATAACCAGCCCAATGTGGAACTGGTGAGCATCCTGGACACGCCCATCGAGCGCATTACGGCGAAGGGGCTGCGGACCAGCGAGAAGGATTACGAATTCGATCTCATCATCTACGCTACCGGTTTCGATGCGATCACCGGCAGCTTCGACCATATCGATATCAGGGGGAGCAACGGGTTGCCACTGAAGCGGAAATGGGCCGGCGGCCCGCAGACCTTTGTCGGTGTCATGGTGGAAAACTTCCCCAACATGTTCATGGTGATGGGGCCGCATACGGCGCTGGGTAATATCCCGCGCAGCATCGAATACAATGTGGAATGGATCCAGCGCCTGATCCGCTTCATGCGCGAACGCGGACTGACCCGTGCGGATGCGACAGCCGAAGCGATGGCGGAATGGACCGGCTTCGTGCGGGAAAAGGCCGAGGGGCTGCTGTCCAACGAGATCGATTCCTGGATGACCGGCGTGAACCAGAATGTCGAGGGCAAGCAGACCCGCATCCTCGCCCGCTACAGCGGCAGCGCCCCGGATTACCGCAAACGGTGCGACGCGGTGGCCGAAGGCGGCTTCAGGGAACTGACGCTGTCGTAATTCCGCGGCAACAGGCGCCGCCGTTCAGTAGCCCGATGCGGGGTCGATTTCCTGCAGCAGCGACTGGCCGGCTTCGACCCGTTTGATGTTTTCGGCGATCCCGGCCACCAGCAGGGCGACGGTTGGCCGCCGCGCCACATGCGGCATGACCGTAACCTTCGGATGCGCCCATAACGGGCTTTCCGGCGGCAGCGGTTCCGGGTGATGCGCGTCCAGCGCGGCATAGGACAACTGCCCGGAATCCAGCGCAGCGATCAGGTCTTCCGTGACCACATGCCTGCCGCGGCCGACATTCACCAGCATCGCGCCCTTCGGCATCATCGCGAAGGTGCGGGCGCAGAAGATGCCTTCGGTTTCCCTTGTCAGCGGCAGCAGGCAGACCGCGATATCGGTTTCGCTGAGGAAGGCCGCAAGCTGGTCCTTGCCGTGGAAAATCGGCACTTCTTCCTTTTCCCGCGGGCTGCGGACCCAGGCCTTCACGTCGAATTCCAGCGATTTCAGCACCAGCGCCGGCGCCTTGGCCATCATGCCATAGCCCAGGAACCCGATGCGCCGCTGTTCCGGCCGGACAATCGGCACCCGGTACCATTCCTTCTCGGCCTGGGCCTGCTGGTAGCGGGGCATGTCGCGGTGCAGCCGCAGCACATGCATGACGACATATTCGGTCATCATCGGGTCGCCGCGCGACGGCTCCACCTTGCCGAGCGGCA from Alphaproteobacteria bacterium includes the following:
- a CDS encoding flavin reductase family protein, producing the protein MFYDDPKKHNLRHNPFKALVAPRPIAWVSTMDGNGVLNLAPFSYFNAVADSPPMVFFAPNGPRPRGGAKDTLNNIEESNEFVVNLCSWELREAMNKSSAHVDPGVDEFALAGVTPADCVHVKAPRVKEAPASLECRFLTRISMPSSNPVSRNTMIIGEVVGVHIDDRIIEDGMVNTAAYHPLARHGYMDYSATQTVFEMLRPED
- a CDS encoding carboxymuconolactone decarboxylase family protein encodes the protein MTTREELRQKGAAIREKLGFVGTSNIGTLAPGLEQLTEEMVFGSVWARPHLALEDRMLAVLAALMSQQRLPQLKRYISGALNIGVPARTIQEVFVHCALYNGFPAMLNALIVAKEAFEAAGVTVPETEMPNLDAEALMGLGVETMNKLHGDRAQKGYAAPDHPVTSQLYPTAIAYGYGDIWGRPDLDHRQRGICAVAAFTAIDFLPQVAKFGQAAMNAGVTKQQVIETIIQTGPYTGFPRALNALVAFSEAVG
- the merF gene encoding mercury resistance system transport protein MerF, which gives rise to MTNKSLLRLGVIGAMVTALCCFTPLLVIVLGAVGLSSVLGMLDAVLLPLLGIFLFITGYALWKRRRVS
- a CDS encoding SDR family oxidoreductase gives rise to the protein MDLGLRGKKAIVTGGTRGIGRAIAETLAAEGCAVATCARDGAAVDKIVKALAAKGVKATGRAVDVTDTEATAKWVGDAAAELGGIDIVIANVSALAGGAGEDAWRRMMEVDMLGTVRVAEAALPWLEKSDAASFVSISSTAALESSQGIRAYSGMKAAIIAYMANASNAWAELGIRANTVSPGNVFFEGGVWDIRRKESPELFQASLEHNPLGRMATPQEVANAVVFLASPAASFITGVNLVVDGAMTRRIQY
- a CDS encoding glyoxylate/hydroxypyruvate reductase A — its product is MALLIVNLDRMIGNAAEWIDTIARQMPGMEVRIWPDIGDPADIEYLAFMRPDFGVLPDLPNLKAMFSRSAGVDDFINHPRIPKVPLGKVEPSRGDPMMTEYVVMHVLRLHRDMPRYQQAQAEKEWYRVPIVRPEQRRIGFLGYGMMAKAPALVLKSLEFDVKAWVRSPREKEEVPIFHGKDQLAAFLSETDIAVCLLPLTRETEGIFCARTFAMMPKGAMLVNVGRGRHVVTEDLIAALDSGQLSYAALDAHHPEPLPPESPLWAHPKVTVMPHVARRPTVALLVAGIAENIKRVEAGQSLLQEIDPASGY
- a CDS encoding MerR family transcriptional regulator, which translates into the protein MATIGEASRRSGVKIETIRYYEREGVTPAPDRTATGRRVYTENGVSVLVFVKRCRDMGFSLSDARALLALRNATDDQCDEVRSISERHIADVRNRIVALRQLEAALEALVSECRKGHTACPALEELFTG
- a CDS encoding NAD(P)/FAD-dependent oxidoreductase, which translates into the protein MSALQEEQASERPEDDLDYDAVIVGAGISGLYQLHLLRQLGMRVRVFESGTGVGGTWYWNRYPGARFDSESYSYGYSFSQELLDEWDWTEHFSPQPETLRYLNYVADKFDLRRDIQFSSRVTATHYDDATSSWDVILEDGSRHRTRFLVMAIGPLSMPTMPRVPGIEDFEGPSFHTARWPHEPVSFEGKRVAVIGTGATGVQTIQEVAKTVGHLTVFQRRPNWCTPLHNRPIDKAEMQRIREGYPELFRRCRETFACFVHTIDPRGTFEVTPEERRAFWEKLYASPGFGIWQGNFRDILTDRDANRELSDFVAEKIRERVKDPKTAAMLIPDDHGFGTRRVPQESGYYEVYNQPNVELVSILDTPIERITAKGLRTSEKDYEFDLIIYATGFDAITGSFDHIDIRGSNGLPLKRKWAGGPQTFVGVMVENFPNMFMVMGPHTALGNIPRSIEYNVEWIQRLIRFMRERGLTRADATAEAMAEWTGFVREKAEGLLSNEIDSWMTGVNQNVEGKQTRILARYSGSAPDYRKRCDAVAEGGFRELTLS
- a CDS encoding CoA transferase; translation: MIDKTEQRPGALSGVTVLDFTRVLAGPYCTMQLGDLGAEIVKVENPKGGDDSRAFRPPAKGDESSYFLAINRNKKSIALNMASPEGRQVARDLADRADVVVENFSAGIMQRFGLDYDSLTPTNPGVIYCSISGYGRDGPFAARAGYDPVIQAESGLMAVTGDPAGEPMRMGVSLIDIFAGMFASQAILGALYSRKVSGRGQRIDVPLFDSASAVMIPYASGYLTAGVDATRFGNSSPVAQPVGTYSAADGPFMLTVAGDAVFRKLCLTVLKRPDLPGNPEFATNEGRVNNKDRLNEILNGLFAGDDRGNWIAAMRAAGVPAGPIRTIAEAMQSEEMTTSGLIRQAPHASLGAVPVVGSPMRLGGTPVRDPAGAPVLGQHSREILRDMLGYDDDRVAALAAAGTILLST
- a CDS encoding GDCCVxC domain-containing (seleno)protein, yielding METSPRELTLQSDITCPECGHTETETMPTDTCQWFYDCKGCATVLKPNRGDCCVFCSYGTVPCPPIQARKNCGG